A part of Terriglobia bacterium genomic DNA contains:
- the rlmN gene encoding 23S rRNA (adenine(2503)-C(2))-methyltransferase RlmN, producing the protein MADEPQIGLLGLDFQELSQLVLAHGQPEYRARQLFDAIYPQRLGSLDSVTTLPKQFRSTLLKAGLDIGQLRIEKSFQSSDGTIRYLISTSDGETVETVWMPEGDGGESGDGTEAGESDWNRATICVSSQVGCAVNCQFCLTAQLGVKRNLTAGEIVGQVIAVLNDRQVDMERQRVNIVFMGMGEPFLNYANFIKAARLLVEGVGIPESRMTVSTSGIVPRIRDFGAEAVRPKLAISLNASNDEVRERIMPINRKWNLQALMQAARDFPLRNRERITFEYVLLGGVNDDPEHAREVVELVRGIRCKVNLIALNPGPGIAFTTPADDRVKAFQQVLNAAGIPAFVRRPRGRDIYAACGQLKRTVG; encoded by the coding sequence ATGGCAGACGAACCACAAATCGGCCTCTTGGGTCTTGATTTTCAAGAGCTTAGCCAGCTTGTGCTGGCGCACGGCCAGCCTGAATATCGCGCCCGCCAGCTTTTTGACGCCATCTATCCCCAACGCCTGGGTTCGCTCGATTCGGTCACCACTTTGCCCAAGCAGTTCCGGTCAACTCTGCTGAAAGCTGGCCTGGACATCGGCCAGCTTCGCATCGAAAAGAGCTTCCAGTCATCCGACGGCACCATCCGCTACCTGATCTCGACCTCTGACGGCGAGACCGTGGAAACCGTCTGGATGCCCGAGGGCGACGGCGGCGAATCCGGCGACGGCACCGAAGCCGGCGAGAGCGACTGGAACCGCGCCACAATCTGCGTCTCCAGCCAGGTGGGCTGCGCCGTGAACTGCCAGTTCTGCCTGACTGCGCAACTGGGCGTTAAACGCAATCTCACGGCCGGTGAGATCGTGGGACAGGTCATCGCCGTGCTCAATGATCGCCAAGTGGACATGGAACGCCAGCGCGTGAACATCGTTTTCATGGGCATGGGCGAACCTTTCTTGAACTATGCGAACTTCATCAAAGCCGCTCGCCTGCTGGTGGAAGGCGTAGGCATTCCCGAATCACGCATGACTGTCTCGACGTCGGGCATTGTGCCGCGCATACGAGATTTCGGCGCCGAAGCCGTGCGTCCCAAGCTGGCCATCTCACTTAACGCGTCCAACGACGAAGTGCGTGAGCGCATCATGCCCATCAACCGCAAATGGAACCTGCAGGCGCTGATGCAGGCCGCCCGCGACTTTCCTCTGCGCAACCGGGAACGCATCACCTTCGAATACGTCCTGCTGGGCGGCGTGAACGACGATCCGGAACATGCCAGGGAAGTGGTGGAACTGGTTCGCGGCATCCGCTGCAAGGTGAACCTTATTGCGCTCAATCCCGGGCCGGGCATTGCTTTCACTACTCCCGCTGACGACCGCGTAAAGGCTTTCCAGCAAGTGCTCAATGCAGCGGGGATCCCGGCGTTCGTCCGCCGGCCGCGGGGACGGGACATTTACGCTGCGTGCGGGCAGTTGAAGAGGACCGTGGGGTAA